Below is a window of Cryobacterium sp. PAMC25264 DNA.
CTGCAGGCGGTGGACCTGGTCAAGCGATTCACCACTCCGGACGGCACGGTCACCACGGCCGTCGACCACGTCTCGTTCAGCCTGGAGCGGGGCAGCACCCTCGGCATCGTGGGGGAGTCCGGCTCGGGCAAGAGCACCACCGCCCGGCTCGCGCTGGCGCTGTCGTCGCTGGACTCCGGCACCGTCACCCTGCTCGGCCAGGACTGGTCGAGCCTGCCCGAGCCCCGCCGCCGGGCGCTGCGCCGGGAGATCTCGGTGGTCTACCAGGACCCGCTGAGCTCGTTCGACCCGCGCTGGAACGCGGAGCGGATCCTCCTCGACAGCCTCACCGACGCCGCCGGCCTCTCGCCGGCCGAGAAAAAGGCCCGGGTCGTCGAGCTCGCCCGCCAGGTGGGCCTGCCGCAGGAGATCCTGCAGCGCTTTCCACTGAACCTCTCCGGCGGCCAACGCCAGCGCATCGCCATCGCCAGGGCGCTCGCCCCGAATCCGTCGGTGATCGTGCTCGACGAGGCCGTGTCGGCGCTCGACGTGTCGATCCAGGCGCAGATCCTCGACCTGCTGGTGGACCTGCAGAAACAACGCGGGCTGAGCTACCTCTTCATCTCGCACGACCTCGGCGTCATCAACCACCTCAGCGACCAGGTGCTCGTCATGAAAGACGGCGTCGTCGTCGAACGCGGCAACCCGGACGACATCTTCAACCGGCCCTCGCATCTGTACACCCGTGAACTCATCAGCTCGCTGCCCGATCACCCCAGGAGGACCCCATGAGCCAGAACCCCGCCCACCCACCCAAACGGCTCATCCTCAACCTCTTCGAGATGAACTGCGTCAGCCACATCACCCACGGACTGTGGCAGCTGCCCGGCAACAACCGGCAGCGGTTCAACGACATCGACTACTGGATCGAGCTGGCGCAGCTGCTGGAGGCCGGCGGCTTCGACGCAGTGTTCCTCGCCGACGTCATCGGCGCCTACGACGTGTTCCGGGACGGCCCGGAGACGGCGCTGCGGGAGGGACTGCAGATCCCGAGCAACGACCCGCTGCTGGTGATACCCGCGATGGCGGCGGTCACCAAGCACCTCGGCTTCGGGGTCACCTTCTCCACCAGCTACGAGCCGCCGTTCGCGTTCGCCCGCCGGATGAGCACCCTCGACCACCTCACCAAGGGGCGGGTGGGGTGGAACATCGTCACCTCCTATCTGCCCAACGCCGCGCGCAACTTCGGCCACGCCGACCAGATCGCGCACGACCACCGCTATGAGATCGCCGACGAGTACCTCGACGTGCTCTACAAGCTCTGGGAAGGATCCTGGGACGACGACGCCGTGGTGGCGGATGCCGAGAACCTCGTCTACACCGACCCGGCGAAGGTGCGCTACATCAACCATGTCGGCGAGCACTTCTCGGTGGCCGGGCCGCACCTCTCCGAGCCGTCGTTGCAGCGCACCCCGGTGCTTTTCCAGGCCACGGCGTCGAAGGCCGGCACCGCCTTCGCCGGGAAGCACGCCGAGGTGGTCTTCACGGGCGGGCCCACACCCGCCGGAGTGCTGGCGGGCATCCAGTCGATGCGGGATTCGGCCGTCGAGCAGGGCCGCGCGGCCGGCGACATCAAGTTCATCGTGCAGGCCGGTGTGGTGGTGGGGCGCACCGAGGAGGAGGCGGCCGAGAAGCTGCGGGTCTACCGGGAGCTGGCCAGCGTGGAGGGACGGCTCGCTCATGCGTCGCTGCCCTTCGACCCCACGGCCCACCCGCGCGACATCACAGTGCGTGAGGCCCTGGTCCGCGAGGGCAAGTCGGATGCCCCCGGAGCGGCCTACCTGCCCCAGGAGCAGACGGTGGGGGAGTTCCTCGACGTGATAGCGACCTCCTGGGACGAGCAGTTCTTCGTGGTGGGCACGCCCACCGTCGTGGCCGATGCCATCGAGAGCTGGCTGGACGACATCGGCATCGACGGCAT
It encodes the following:
- a CDS encoding NtaA/DmoA family FMN-dependent monooxygenase (This protein belongs to a clade of FMN-dependent monooxygenases, within a broader family of flavin-dependent oxidoreductases, the luciferase-like monooxygenase (LMM) family, some of whose members use coenzyme F420 rather than FMN.) — its product is MSQNPAHPPKRLILNLFEMNCVSHITHGLWQLPGNNRQRFNDIDYWIELAQLLEAGGFDAVFLADVIGAYDVFRDGPETALREGLQIPSNDPLLVIPAMAAVTKHLGFGVTFSTSYEPPFAFARRMSTLDHLTKGRVGWNIVTSYLPNAARNFGHADQIAHDHRYEIADEYLDVLYKLWEGSWDDDAVVADAENLVYTDPAKVRYINHVGEHFSVAGPHLSEPSLQRTPVLFQATASKAGTAFAGKHAEVVFTGGPTPAGVLAGIQSMRDSAVEQGRAAGDIKFIVQAGVVVGRTEEEAAEKLRVYRELASVEGRLAHASLPFDPTAHPRDITVREALVREGKSDAPGAAYLPQEQTVGEFLDVIATSWDEQFFVVGTPTVVADAIESWLDDIGIDGINLRQYHSFGTAQDFIELVVPELRRRGRLREAYVDGESLRERIFGSSARLQPPHVATRYRNGQNLDASALLETTSRV